The nucleotide sequence GGAGCGTGCTGCCGCGCTCGCGCGACGCGCACCACTCGCGGCACGTCTTCGGTCTCTGGACCTCGTCCGTCTCGGCGTGACACTCCTGCCAGTAGCTCGTGTAGCCGTTGGCGATCGTCGCGAAGCCACGCGGGTCCGGAGAGAGGTTCTGGTCGACGCTCGGATCGGGATTGGCGCACACCGCCTCGCACTCGGCGGTGTGGAACGACGTCGCGCTGGCCGTCGCCGGGGAAACCGCCACCGCGACCACGAACAGGATCCGGAGCCTGCGCATCGTCGCACCTCCGAAGCGGGGACCTTACGGCTTCAACTCGGAGTCGCCGTTCTGCCTACCGCGGGCCCCTCGCGATAGCACATCGAGACGCATGCGCTCGATCCCGTCATGGATTCGGACGCGCTACCTTCTCGGCGGCGCCCCCATTCCCCGAAAGGCAGGATTGAGCGGTTCACCAGCTGGCGCCGTCGCGTCCCTGGCCGTCGGCTGTTGACCGTGCTCTCCGCGGCAAGTGTCGTGATCGCGGGTGCACCCGTGGCTCGCGGATTCGATCCGGCGATGGAGGCGAAGAACTACTCACCGAACTCTAGCGATCGAGGAGGTCCAGCGTGAGCGAGAAGACGTCGGTCATGGCCATCTTCTCGCGCGCGAAGCGGGCCTCCGAACAGATCGCCACCGGGCCCTCCTCCGCGCGCTCCGGAAGCCGCCCGTGGGTTCCCCTGACGATGGCCGGATCGAGCGAGATGACGTCCATGAGGTAGCGGAAGCCGAGGACCTTTCGGGCGAGCGCCCAGGCGGCGCGGAGCTTCACCAGCGGGCGCGCGGGATCGAAGAAGAGCTCGGCGGGGTCGTAGCCGGGCTTGCGATGTATGTCGACGGTGCGCGCGAAGTCGGGCGCGCGCGCGTCATCGAGCCAGTAGTAGTAGGTGAACCAGGCATCGCGCTCCGCCACCGCGACCAGATCTCCTGCCCGCTCGTGGTCGAGACCGAACTCCGCTTTTCCCGCATCGCCGAGCACTCGCTCGACGCCGTTCATCGAGCCCAGGATCTCGGCCACTCGGGCGCGATCTTCCCGACGTTTCACGTAGACGTGCGCGATCTGGTGATCGGCGACGGCGAAGGCGCGCGACTCGCCAAAGTCGAGCAGCTCCCAGCCGAGGGGTGTCTCGAGCGCCGAGAGGAGGCCGGCCTCGCGGAGCACGCGGTTCGGATGCAGGGGGCGACGGGCGTCGGTGATTCCGTATTCCGAAACCACGAGAACCGCGGCGCCTCGCGCTCTCACCTTGGCGATCAGCTCGCCTGCCACACGATCGATCCTCGTCACCTCGGCACGGGCGCGGGGGTCCGAGGTGCCGTAGCGCTGGAAGTCGTAGTCCAGGTGCGGAAGGTAGACGAGCGTGAGGGTCGGCCGGTGCCTCTCGATCACGTGCAGCGCGGCGCGGCCGATCCACTCCGAGGCGTTGATCGCCGCCCCCGGTCCCCAGAAGGTGTGGAACGGAAACGCGCCGAGCGCCGACTCGAGCTCGAGGCGAAGGCCGTGCGGATAGGTGTAGATGCCGAAGAGCTTGCTCCCGTCGGCCGGGTACGTCGGCCGCGGCGTGACCCCGAGATCGGCCGTGGTGTTCATGTTGTACCACCAGAAGAGATTCGCGCAGCGGAGCGCGGGATCGCGCCGGCGCGCCGCGTCCCACATCTTCTCTCCCCGGATGAGCGCTCCCGACTGCCGCCAGAGCCACACTTCGTTGAGCTCGCGGAAATACCAGCCGTTGCCGACGATGCCGTGATCGCGCGGAAGCTTCCCCGTCAGCATCGTCGCCTGAGCCGAGCAGGTCACCGCGGGCAGCACGGGGGCGAGCTCCGCCGCGAAGCCGTCGCGAGCGAGCGCCGACAGATTCGGCGTCTCGGCCCCGAGCATCCCCCGCGTGAGACCCACCACATCGAGGAGGAGGACCGGCTTCACGGCTCCCTTTGCGCTCCGCACGTGGCCAGCGCGCGCACGGCGAATTCGATCTCACGAGCGATCCCTTCGACGAGCGTCTCGTCGTCGCGCGGCCGTATGGACTCCGGGAGCACGTTCCAGGTGTAGGTCTCGACCTCGAAATGAGGGAGCGGCCGCGTGGCGGCCGCTCGGGAAATCAGCCCGAGGAGATCCTTCGCCGTGGTGCGGAGCCCCTGGCCCTCGGGCTCCCAGTGGAGTGGGGCGTGAAAGTGCACTCGCCAGTCGGCGGGCTCGGCGAGGCGCTCGCGGGCGGCCAGCGCGGGGGCGAGGTCGGTCCACCTCTCGATCACGCCAGTCCGGTCCCGGCGCCGCACCTGGTGGAGGAAGCGGATCTCGTCGAAGGGACGAAGGCGTTGCTCGG is from Deltaproteobacteria bacterium and encodes:
- a CDS encoding alkaline phosphatase family protein, whose product is MKPVLLLDVVGLTRGMLGAETPNLSALARDGFAAELAPVLPAVTCSAQATMLTGKLPRDHGIVGNGWYFRELNEVWLWRQSGALIRGEKMWDAARRRDPALRCANLFWWYNMNTTADLGVTPRPTYPADGSKLFGIYTYPHGLRLELESALGAFPFHTFWGPGAAINASEWIGRAALHVIERHRPTLTLVYLPHLDYDFQRYGTSDPRARAEVTRIDRVAGELIAKVRARGAAVLVVSEYGITDARRPLHPNRVLREAGLLSALETPLGWELLDFGESRAFAVADHQIAHVYVKRREDRARVAEILGSMNGVERVLGDAGKAEFGLDHERAGDLVAVAERDAWFTYYYWLDDARAPDFARTVDIHRKPGYDPAELFFDPARPLVKLRAAWALARKVLGFRYLMDVISLDPAIVRGTHGRLPERAEEGPVAICSEARFAREKMAMTDVFSLTLDLLDR